DNA sequence from the Perca fluviatilis chromosome 4, GENO_Pfluv_1.0, whole genome shotgun sequence genome:
CCTTAACAGTAAACCAGCGGGGGATTTATCAAAGGAGGGGCACAATCCCTTTGGCTCAGAGGGTCTGTGCTTTTGTTGAAATGGATACCCCGTCATGAAAAACACCCGGTTTTAATGATTCTTCACAATGCCTTACTGTAGGCTACCTGAGCAGAAAAACACAGCTCACTGTGATTCACAGGTCAGATCTGTTTTGTCAGCAGATATCGTCACATATAGTGATCGCCTACATGAGATAGTAGTGGTATCTCGAGGGATTTATTTGGTTATAAGTCATTTTCCTAGGTATGTCTCGGTCTGCAGTAAGATCTTCCTCATGCAGATCGAAATGTTaatttgaaaagaaataaaactatTTAATTGGCGCCtaggactgttcgttatttattttatgggccaccggaggagttttgggatcttttGTCTAAATAGGCTTGACCCTCACCTCGCCCGTAGCCTActaatttttctatgaccctccaaaatgaccTTGAAAAAAAGGAACGACCCTCCAGCAATCTATTGACAGGCCTAgcctaggcaaggcaaggcagctttatttatatagcacatttcagcaacaaggcaattcaaagtgctttacataaaacattaaagagcagttagaacacaattaaaaacaatttaaaaacaatcaaagtcaagaataataaacaaattaaaacaagaataaaattgatagtgcaatataagaataaaagttacagtgcagtataagaaattaaagttaataaaatagattatttaacgaaaagcaacatcaaaaagataggtctttagcttagatttaaaagaactgagagttgcagcggacctgcaggtttctgggagtttgttccagatatgtggagcataaaaactgaacgccgcttccccctgtttagttctgactctggagacaacaagtagacctgtcccagacgacctgagaggtctgggtgggtcatagtgtagtagcagataagaaatgtattttggccatTAGCCTATGTGCTAGTTTGCGATAGGCAGAGATGCATAGACGCCCTTTGATTGTTTTCAGCTGTGAAATGCAGGcattaacctctgctttctcatcttacacatcacactcctctattatggtgtggtggccatttcagtagatttactcactaacattgttgtggaaacacaataagcaaaCTAAATGCCCACTTCCTGCATTAGGcctacttcaaatactaagttactcctctagtaaactagtattcacatgaaataaaacaataaacattgagaccattcagcaaaggacACTGGGAAATAAATTCAACACTGGTTgatatggactcgtcactataggcttcctcagtcatgtATGTTTTAGCACATAGGTAGGCTAAAGCTGCCGAAGTTGAACATTATATTCAAAACATGGCTATAgcctatgtttatttttaaagcagatttaaaATTACAGTTTAATAATTTAACAATTCGCCCTTATGAAATCCACTCGCAGCACGGCTGTCTTGGAacacaatagacagacggtggaggaatgccccgacacttaaattcaactaaaatgtagcagtgaacaatcagtgttcgACCTAGtgtgagatgcctctccaaacgcagaaaccaagCGCAATCACACCATAACATTTTAAGAAATGTTGTCCGCAAGGCCAGATGAAAACTCAAAAACGAAGAAATAGCAGAATCCATGTCatttcttgctttacaacatatataGCGTTGTCAGTATTAACAAGATAACCAAATAATCACTTAgatagatgtgttttgaaaagcaaactatatcattgcttagagtgtgttgaaaaccccaaaaaataacatatatttTGCTCATATATTAATCTGTCTTTTGCTTACATACTgatctgtttttcattttttgacaGAAAGATTTTTCTTTGAGAAACAGTAAAGTGTAGGAAAGCACCTAGACAGATAAGAGCACAGGCAGGAGCTGCGGCCTTGACCGgtgcatgcagctgtgtgtgtgtgcgtcttgaaggcacatgtgtggccatacacagcacacgagctgtagagttcatgaagttcattactgtaacgtaatttgtgaagtgtttcctaCATTACCTTACAAGGATATGGAAGTAAATATAGTACGTCCCTTTTGATAACTTTGggaggagtaaaatgttttttttgtgtataaatatgagtgtttttgccGAGTAGCGGCCCCTTTCGGGTGAGCCCCTCTTTTGGGTGCCTTTTGGCCCCTTTTACCCTTTTGGTCCCTTTTGGGCTTCCTTCGGGCTCTTTTACCGAGTGCTTTACGTGGCATCGGGATACCATGAAGCCTTCTCCATCTACCCTTGCACTTTCTGTGTTTTGGGGAAGATTCATTATCACTCTCCCAGCCGGAGAGGGGTTCCCTTGCGCTCGCTGAGTgtaagggaggaaaagaaaaagaaaaaaaagactatctctGAGAAGCGGCTTCGAATACCTCTGTTAAACAGAGGTCAAAAAGTGCTCTTCTCTCTTAGTTTTACCCAGACGCTCTCTTCGTTGCGACATCGAAGAAGGAGATTACCTGCTCGTTTATGAGTGTGGGAGAGACAGGgccaggaggaaaagagaagcagccttaaatacctctgttagagcggaggctttatctttattcttagttttagttttattttgtaaaggaccacttgcttttaatttctgcttttgtcacaaaataataaaaatcacctGAGTCTGATTTTAGACTAGGGGAGCCAATCTTTGCcagttctttatttttctctggGATCGTCTTGCCCGCTGTCAAGCGGGGAGGGTTTCCCCCCTTACGGGGGTTAGCgactcctctttaaccgcccgTGGAGAGTTGCCTCCCGGCGGGGATCAACTTGGACAcgcagacctcctgttatctcctagtgggagtgcATTTCCCTATCCGCGCGGCCTGGTCAGAGCCTCTGAGCATCCCCCTCTCTTAGTCCGGCGACCAAGAAGGGCAAGGCGGGCGTCCTTGAGAAGGAAGGGACCTCCGTGACCCTGGGAGGACGGCTGAGACCGTAAGtactaaagaaaaatcattggtTTTAAAAATCCCCTCGGGCAGTGCTTGTCATATACAGGGGATAAGAGCCCGTGTTTTTTGGGGACGTCTGGTGTAGTGTGTATCTAACCTCTTGTCTCGCCTTTGGGTTCCCTGATCCGGGCGAGGGCCTCTCCTTAGACGGAgagcgtgtgtgtctctataaactaaattaatcagggaagcgtcaaaagcaactcctttttagTATAGGTCAAAACATCCGCCCTGCTGACGGGCAACTGGCGTTCGTCCGTACGGCAAAAGAGGGCACTAGTAGGGCCGGGGGTTTGCTGAGGGGAAGGCAATAAAAAGGGGTTGGCTCGGCCACAGCGAGCGACGCGACACCTCAGCGAACTGCCAAACCGGTCGACAGAAATAAGATCCGTATTTTGCAGTAATCCAATGACacgaaaaaaaagtaatccacagcaATCAATAGATCCACAGAGAGTCCCGGACCGGTGTAGGCtatccagcaaggcctatacTACGCACGTCACATTCACGAGCctgctccaaacaggtgaacaaggcctctccacttcgccgtttaaacgtggaataaatgtataaaagtccaaatctacacaaaccccgcaatcaattagtaagatGACATCAAATACACtgctcaaaaaaataaagggaacacttaaacaacacaatgtaacttCAAGTCAATCACACTTCAAGGAAATCAAACTGTCCACTTAGGAAGCAACACTGATTGACAATaaatttcacatgctgttgtgcAAATGGAATAGACAACAGGTGGAAATTATAGGCAATTAGCAAGACACCCCCAATAAAGGAGTGGTTCTGCAGGTGGTGACCACAAACCACTTCTCAGTTCCTATGCTTCCTGGCTAATGTTTTAGTCACTTTTGAATGCTGACGGTGCTTTCACTCTAGTGGTAGCATGAGACAGAGTCTACGACCCACACAAGTGGCTCAGGTAGTGCAGCTCATCCAGGATGGCAGATCAATGCGAGCTGTGGCAAGAAGGTTTGCTGTGTCTGTCAGCGTAGTGTCCAGAGAATGGAGGCGCTTCCAGGAGACAGgccagtagcctacatcaggAGACGTGGAGGAGGCTGTAGGAGGGCAACAACCCAGCAGCAGGACCACTACCTCCGCCTTTGTgcgaggaggagcaggaggagcacTGCCAGAGCCCGGCAAAATGACCTCCAGCAGGCCACAAATGTGCGTGTGTCTGCTCAAACGGTCAGAAACAAACTCCATGAGGGTGGTATGAGGGCCTGACGTCCACAGGTGGGGGTTGTGCTTACAGCCCAACACCGTGCAGGACGTTTGGCATTTGCCAGAGAACACCAAGATTGGCAAATTCACCACTGGCACCCTGTGCTCTTCACCGATGAAAGCAGGTTCACACTGAGCACGTGACAGAGTCTGGAGACGCCGTGGAGAACGTTCTGCTGCCTGCAACATCCTCCAGCATGACCGGTTTGGCGGTGGGTCAGTAATGGTGTGGGGTGGCATTTCTTTGGGGGGGCTGGACAGCCCTCCATGTGCTCGCCAGAGGTAGCCTGACTGCTATTAGGTACCGAGATGAGATCCTCAGACCCCTTGTGAGACCATATGCTGGTGCGGTTGGCCCTGGGTTCCTCAAATGCAAGACAATGCTAGACCTCATGTGGCTGGAGTGTGTCAGCAGTTCCTGCAAGAGGAAGGCATTGATGCTATGGACTGGCCCGCCCGTTtcccagacctgaatccaattgagCACATCTGGGACATCATGTCTCGCTCCATGCACCAACGCCAAGTTGCACCACAGACTGTCCAGGAGTTGGCGGATGCTTTAGTCCAGGTCTGGGAGGAGATCCCTCAGGAGACCATCCGCCACCTCATCAGAAGCATGTCCAGGCGTTGTAGGGAGGTCATACAGGCACAtggaggccacacacacacactacggaGCCTCATTTTGACTTGTTTTAAGGACATTACATCAAAGTTGGATCAGCCTGTAGTGTGGTTTTCCATTTTAATTTTGAGTGTGACTCCAAATCCAGACCTCCATAGGTTGAtaaatttgatttccattgataatgtttgtgtgattttttttttttttgttgcccgCACATTCAACTATGTAAAGAAACTTATTTCATTCAGATCTAGGATGTGTTATTTTAGTGttccctttatttattttttgagcagtgtatatacatggcatttaagAAACCTTTTTATTGCAACGTTGGCACGGCAAGGTGTCCAGAcagtgcaacagtaattttcgggttttttacgtcctgctgctcccatcgtcggccaggtaatgtttttttacaaaagcagtatatgaaatcagatttattacctaccaccatttagttttgtgttatttaagatttttataaaatatctggtcatgccagacatAATTATTCcacaatttagttttttttaacaatgcaattacccatttcagccaccagggggcagtGCTAAATAACTGTCCCCAACAGTGTGCCGCCAGGGCTTCACTCACTGTTCTCACGCTctgccccctccccctccttgcTCTGCTAGAGGTGGAGAGCGGAGAGTGAGAACAGTGGGAGAAGCCCGTGATGATGgcggaaagaaagagaagcgcTATGTGGAGTTTATTCACTCCAGCTGATACGGACACTGCCACATGTGATGTGTGCAAAAAAGTAATTCGCCACTGTGGTAACACCACCAATTTGCATAAACACATTAAtgccccgtccacacgtaccaaaacgatcttttttttacccgtcttccctggattcgtttcaagaaaagttgcgtccaaacgaatccacttgtaaatgactcaacacgctacttcctattccaggcctataggcggcgctgtttctgctacagaaattcaccaaaaacggagaagaagagcatagtcacttccacttcccatcataacatgactagattataacgttctcttaatacatccgtggactataatcactttcaccactgctcattttataaaggctgccgtctttgtttacattgtataatgtgctgttggattgccttttattttgcatgattgcagcgcgctagtagCGAAGCTAAACGTTAGTACGCGTTAGCTTaagctctaacatcggcagtcaaacaaacatcaatgatccatgaatgacgttggctacataacgttagcaatatatcttgtgtagaatccagaggggaGGGTaagggagcagagacacagtatttagatgaagtgagctggtttgaccatggagatgggatgtCGCGCGCTTAGCTTTAACGTAGTTGTGGTCGTCAGCGCGCTGGGAAaggggtgtaaaagaggggtgtggcgatgacatcatcgtaacggatccgtattcaccatccatacgaagccaaacgagagccgttttcggattttttcaccctgagaccaggtttcaaaaaagtgcgttttcaggcagtgcgtttgcaggattcgtctggacggtcggcccaaacgatgcaaaatatgtgcgtttgcacaaaaaaacgtttccgtgtggatggcccctaaaGCAGTTCACCCGAGAGAGAACTCTGAGCTGCAACAAAAAgttgagggaggaggaggaggagggagaaccCCAAAGAAGAAAGGATCTTTGTCCTGTGttttatcataatcataatcaactaACTAAAGGCAAAATCACAAAATTATTCAATGATCGTGACTTTACAAgtaaaaagtatcggtatcggcgatactagccctgtatttacttggtattgAATCGATACAAAAATTCCcaatatcgcccacccctaccaGGGACCAGCTAAAGGCTAAACTGAGCCAGCTGAGGCCTTTTATACTACATCTGGGCAGGAGGAGGAACTAAGGGAGGAGTTTTGCTGGACTACCAGAGTTGCGTTCACAACACCTCACTGTGGTTCACTATGCAAAAAGCTTTTTCCAAAAGTGTTGTAGTATAACCAGTATTTGGTGAGAATCAAACCGGAAAAGGCAGCTCTGTATTGGACAATGACTTTGTCACTGATTGAATGCACTGTCTATCAGCCTTTCTCTATTGCTGTTGTGTTATCTcttttgcttttgtgttttctgaaaagttatgttttgtgaattgttcttttgttttctcttttgttgttgtgttttctcctttttgTTCTTTGCCCTTCGGGGCCACCGTACAGAAGGACAAACAATTGATGGGCGGGATGAGATGGGTGCTAAGATGCAGAATGCCTTCCGCAGGCAACAGGATGAGCTATAGATGTCTTCCAGGGCTGACAGATGTCTGTTGGTGATCTTCGGGGCTGCGTTGATGTGTGGTTCCTTCCTGTCAGCCGCAGAACTGTTGCCATACCACATAGGATCCCATGTGTCAGGACACTCTCATTGTAACACTTTTAGATAGAAACAGGCAACTGTTGTTGCACGTTGATGGTTCTGAGTGTCCTGAGAACTCAACAAGAAGAAACAGCTGAATTGAATATTATGTATCATACCTTTTTTATGTCAATTATTGGGGGTGATTAAGATTTCATTTGTCATTGTCATCTCATTTGGCGCAGCAGGTAGGCTTTCCCTTTTTGGTATCCGACAATGCAAAGCTATTGGGGGATGGGTCTGACCGTGTGTGTTTGAACATATCCGGGAGGAGGGTGCTGGGTTAAGGCTATAAATAGTGGACAAATCccaaagagagggagacacacacaagacagtaGAGTGGAAAAGAAGAGACGTTAGAGGAGGAAACAGAAAATTGCCAGAAGGAGACTTGTTTGTGGAAAACTGTGTGACATGTGAGAAGGAACCACATAGATTCTTCAAGGGAGACCTTATCTTTATTTTTGCTAAATTAGAGAAATAAACTCTACCAAACGAATAGGGcgtaaagaagaagaagaagaagaagaaatgaagGACTTGGTGCAGTCAGTAGAACTAGGGGTCTCTCAGCGAAAAAGACTCAACGTATCTCAACCCAAAGTTTGGCTAAAGAATGAACTTGTTCGTGTGGGACTTGCTGAATCCCTTTGCACATATGTCATGATGGTAAGAAAAGTTTGTTGTAATAATGTGCGATTCTggtgacaatttcactttccaTGAGCTCTTCTCTTTGTTTTGAACATGCTTATCAACAATCACGTACCATTAATTGTTAATGTCATTCTCTTGACCCTGATAACATTCCCCCTTtcccacaaacacaaaaaagcaCATTTCAGTCACATGGCAGGGGTCGTGGGTGGGGATTGGTGGGTTCAAGGGGGTGAACCAGGAAATCTAGTGTTACTAGAGGAATGGTCAGGCAGTGGGCCAGCTGAGAGGGTTGCAAAAGTCACATGTTATGTGTCAGCTGTTACAATATATCCTATACATAGAACTTTACTTGGACAAACTCACTCTGAACCTAAATACACATGACTTTCGAAGGAGGAACCACATTTCCTGTTTCCTGAATGAATATTTTAGTCATCTTATTTTCACTGGAACCACAGTCTCTTTTACTGAGTTAGAAGTTAAATGATAGAGTTCACTTCAGTTTATTTTACCATTACAGTGCCATAGTTAAACATTTCTAAACAAAACACTCATTCTTCACTTACACTCTGGCTGCCTGTCACGCTGAATTGGTGCATCATTCATCATTAGGACCCGAGCACCGACAGGTGGACCTGAAGGAATTGTTATTAATCTAATTTTTGATGGACTTAAGGTGCTAGAAAAATTTGCACACACATCTGAACTGGTatggaacattttaaaaatattttttataggtCTTACTTCTTACTCAATAGCGCCCCCTAAATTAAAGCCCTCAACTTTAAATTTGACGTAGATGAATGAAAATTGGTAGGCATATGTAACATCTCCAGACATACAAAAAGCCTCTTGGAGGTATCCTAAATCCAACAAGAAGTCAGCCGTATTGAATTAAATGTGCATATTTTCCCCCGCCATTTCAAGGTGCTGTACTTTAATGAACTCCACCTACAGATTGAACCTGATTAACTTAATTTTTTCTGTGCAATTTAAAGACCTTACAGATGAGTCAGATGAGTCAGATCATTGCAGTAGATAATTCTTTTCTCATTGGTGATGGTTAGCCCCGCCCCTATACATTAGCCACGCTCCCCTTCATAACTCATGAACCAAGAAGTGGTACAACATTTGCAAAACACCATTTCCAGTGCGACACACTCCATGCAGGAAATAAAGTCTTAAACCTGTCTGCACAGTGTCATACGGTCGCACAAATGCACGGCCGCGTCGACTGGAGTGCGAGAAGGTGCAAGGGCCTGTCCATTGCTGCGTGCAgctttcatttgttttgctACCTTACCTATCCTGTTTGCTTGAATGCTTTTCCTAAATTAGATTGTCTGGAAGTTTTCCCCTGTAATTAGCttttctttaactgtctatgacTTTTCCTGTCCACAATTACTTATCTTTGTGTCCAGGTGCTTGGCCTAGGGTCTGTGGCCCAGGTAGTGACAGGACAGGGAGTGTTCGGCGAGTACCTCAGCATCAACCTGGGTTTTGGCCTGGGTGTTGCTATGGGGGTTCATGTTGGAGGGAAGGTCTCAGGTATGAGGGCTAACCCTTGTAAACCCTACTATTGAGAATAATTAAAAGTCATCACAAATCACTATCATCTGATTTCTCATGTTGTATTGCTCCATCAGGGGctcacatgaatgcagcagtgTCATTCACAATGTGCACGTTTGGCCGCCTGGGGTGGAAGATGCTGCCTCTCTATGTTTTTGCGCAGCTATTGGGGTCATTTCTGGCGGCAGGGACAATTTATGTTGTCTATTATGGTGAGGGCACACTGCATGTTTGGCACTCAACGCCTATATTCTTATAGAATTGTTTACATTTACTTCTCCTTCTCATGTCATTTTATGTATTTCTATTGGCAGTCATACATCTATGTGTTTGGTCAATATTGTTTCCATATGCAGAAGCCATATATGACTATTGTGGAGGAAACCTGACTGTAACAGGTGTAAAGGCCACAGCTGGTATTTTTGCCACCTATCCTGCGCCGTACCTCTCCTTGCTGGCTGGATTCATTGATCAGGTAGCCGTGAAACTGTATTAAAGGATTACAGCTTCAGTCACCATTTGTCACAATCATCTGATACATTCTGCGCTGACCATTTCCTTTCTTGTATTGTTTTACACACAGCTATCTATgtgatgtttgttttgtgtgtctgtgctagGTGTTTGGCACAgcaatgctgctgctgtgcttGATGGCTCTGTCTGACCAGAAGAACAAACCGGCTGCAGTGGGCAGCGAGCCTGTCGCAGTGGGTCTCCTGGTGCTGCTCATTGGCATTTCTCTGGGAAGCAACAGCGGCTATGCTATCAACCCCACCAGAGACATCGCACCCAGAGTCTTTACTGCCATAGCAGGCTGGGGTGCTGACGTGTTCAGGTACACAGGGAGGATGTATTGGCTTTTAGGGAGGAGGATTTGCTGTAGCCCATGTTACTTTGGCTAGGGGTCAATTGAGGGCAAAACATCTCTGTTAATCATAAGATGACCTGCGTAGTTTGTCCACACACATTAAGAGGGTTTTAGTAGTTGTTTCTAACAATGCAAATGAAAACAcatctttatttaaatgttagtTTTTATCTACCCCTGTAATTGTTTTCATCAGTTCACAGTTATCTGTCTTCTAACGTCTTCTATCTGTGCAGGTCTGGAAATGGGTGGTGGTGGGTGCCTCTAGTTGCCCCCCCCATTGGAGGAGTATTGGGTGCGGGGCTGTACAGGGTCTTGGTGGAAATGCACCACGCTCCCCTCTCTGAACAGGATGGGGGgctggtggaggaggagactgCCTCTCTGGAGAAACAGGGAAACATCTGTGCTAATATGTGTCTGAGGCCCCCAACTAGCCTGTAAAGCTATATGGATATCTATATGCGGTTGAAACATTCCATGATGACATGGGTTAAAAAATAGACCAAAAACAAATTGCTTAGATGGACAGAAGGACTGGCTCAAATAAGGTTTTAAATATCTCAAGCAATTTTGAAATGATGAGTCTGTTTATTACTGTCATCATCAATCTTAGTTAGGCTACTCAACTGCAGTTTATGTACTTGTCAGTGACTGCAACACATAATTTATAAAATACCAACACAATCATTtataaaatacataatatattttataactaTGACAAAGatacacaggaaaaaaaaacagcctccaTTAATTGC
Encoded proteins:
- the aqp7 gene encoding aquaporin-7; this translates as MKDLVQSVELGVSQRKRLNVSQPKVWLKNELVRVGLAESLCTYVMMVLGLGSVAQVVTGQGVFGEYLSINLGFGLGVAMGVHVGGKVSGAHMNAAVSFTMCTFGRLGWKMLPLYVFAQLLGSFLAAGTIYVVYYEAIYDYCGGNLTVTGVKATAGIFATYPAPYLSLLAGFIDQVFGTAMLLLCLMALSDQKNKPAAVGSEPVAVGLLVLLIGISLGSNSGYAINPTRDIAPRVFTAIAGWGADVFRSGNGWWWVPLVAPPIGGVLGAGLYRVLVEMHHAPLSEQDGGLVEEETASLEKQGNICANMCLRPPTSL